Proteins found in one Cyanobacteria bacterium QS_8_64_29 genomic segment:
- a CDS encoding glycosyltransferase, with the protein EIIHDYNYAQVLTLDLLGKGYRYAEVPITYRFRQQGRSFVRLGRYLRAVVPAVLREVRTATPRSTA; encoded by the coding sequence CGAGATCATCCACGACTACAACTACGCTCAGGTCCTGACGCTCGACCTGCTCGGCAAGGGCTACCGCTACGCCGAGGTACCGATCACCTACCGGTTCCGCCAGCAGGGGCGCTCGTTCGTGCGCCTCGGGCGGTACCTGCGGGCGGTGGTCCCCGCGGTCCTCCGTGAGGTTCGCACCGCTACGCCGCGCTCCACAGCCTGA